A stretch of Ranitomeya variabilis isolate aRanVar5 chromosome 3, aRanVar5.hap1, whole genome shotgun sequence DNA encodes these proteins:
- the ID3 gene encoding DNA-binding protein inhibitor ID-3 yields MKAISPVRSMASCYQAVCCLSEQSLSIARSSSHKGSEEPMGLLYDMNDCYSKLRELVPGIPQGSKLSQVEILQHVIDYIFDLQIVLGEEQEHNSILSLQKSDFSELTTKGDASSICH; encoded by the exons atgAAAGCCATCAGCCCAGTGAGATCTATGGCCAGCTGCTACCAGGCTGTGTGCTGCTTGTCTGAGCAGAGCCTGAGCATTGCTAGAAGCAGCAGTCACAAGGGATCAGAGGAGCCCATGGGTCTACTGTATGACATGAATGACTGCTACTCCAAGCTCCGTGAGCTGGTCCCTGGGATCCCACAAGGAAGCAAGCTCAGCCAAGTGGAGATCCTACAACACGTCATTGACTACATCTTCGACCTGCAGATAGTGTTGGGTGAAGAGCAGGAGCACAACTCCATCCTCTCCTTACAG AAATCAGACTTCTCAGAATTGACAACAAAAGGAGATGCCAGCAGCATTTGCCACTGA